The following coding sequences are from one Strix uralensis isolate ZFMK-TIS-50842 chromosome 6, bStrUra1, whole genome shotgun sequence window:
- the TMEM37 gene encoding voltage-dependent calcium channel gamma-like subunit, with translation MTAIGAQAQRLLAHRRPQKSFFETLIRSLIILCVAIAVVLSSISVCDGRWLFARGQLFGLWHFCTVSNGSVLKCVTDLSLARVEGLSVGVIPIRSMVSFAVVVAIFGLELLMVSQVCEDANARRKWSMGSVLILGSFLLSATGVLSFSILVKDHLTFMGFTLTYWCEFIAAFLFFLNGISGLHINSLTHPRNSVGKI, from the exons ATGACCGCCATCGGGGCGCAG GCGCAGAGGCTGCTGGCGCACCGGAGACCACAGAAATCCTTCTTTGAGACGCTCATCAGGAGCCTGATCATCTTGTGCGTGGCCATAGCAGTGGTCTTGTCATCCATCTCCGTCTGCGATGGCCGCTGGCTCTTCGCGAGGGGGCAGCTCTTTGGACTGTGGCACTTCTGCACCGTTAGCAACGGCAGCGTCCTGAAGTGCGTCACTGACctcagcctggccagggtggagGGGCTGAGTGTGGGGGTGATCCCCATCAGAAGCATGGTGTCCTTCGCCGTTGTGGTTGCCATATTTGGCCTGGAGCTGCTGATGGTGTCCCAAGTCTGCGAGGATGCCAACGCGAGGCGGAAGTGGTCGATGGGCTCCGTTCTCATCCTCGGCTCGTTTTTGCTGTCAGCCACTGGGGTTCTGAGCTTCTCCATCCTTGTGAAGGATCACCTCACCTTTATGGGCTTCACGCTGACATATTGGTGCGAGTTCATTGctgcctttctcttcttcctcaacGGGATCAGTGGACTTCACATCAACAGCCTCACGCACCCCAGGAACAGCGTAGGCAAAATCTAG